The genomic DNA tgtttactgcctgtttattcccgggataatggcactttaatcgcaatattgtgtgaaaatgttactCACAACTGCGCAATTTTCAGGCATTATTCACTGTTTAaatccccaattttccccatgtgataaagtccatagacagTTATTGTTTTCTGTAATTTGTCTAGCATTAATAAATAACCGAAACAATATGAGCATATGAATATGTATCTAGATAGATCAGTGTATAAAGTAATGTGGATCTTTTTTCTAATTGTTACAGAATATTGTATAATTGTGTTAGATGTAAGGTGCGACTAGGTGCTATGTAAAGAAAgactctagatttttttttctgtacctCAGTATAGTAACTGTGTAAGATAACATTGATGTAATTATAAGATACTATTGTAGTACTATTGTAAGGGGATTTAGAAGTGATGatgtaatttaaaattaattttaaaataaataaaccttgtgaagttgggctttcatggctggcatccatagttttttgtgggttttgtgggaaACTGAAGATCTTCTCTgcgatgcaagccacagatgctggtgaaacatcaggaataaactcttctagagcatggccacatagcccaaaacccccacaaaaaacaatataaataaaccttgttgtatgccttcatttcCGACTCATGACGACCTAAAGGCAAACCGTCAtggggtggttttttgtttttttggaggcaagtttcttcagaaggggtttgccgttgccttcctctgaagctgagagagtgtgacttacccaaccCCAGCTTAAGTAATTGAATGCCAAAGTGGGtgaaactgggaggaggagagagaaactggggcattttaaaagcagctggaaaagtgggatggcagaggatcaATTGAGATTGTCACTGACAAAGCAAGACCATTGGAGGACACAGGAACCTGCCCTGGCTGTAGGAATGACCAATGTCAATGTTGACCAACTttaaccaagaaaaaaaaagcccactagtttttctctgctttacataGCTGTTAGAGACCTGAAATTTTAGTTGTGAAGCTCTGCCTACCCACTTGGTTATTTTTACACCAGGAAACCTACCTCCAAAATTGCTGGCTTTCCTATTAAAATAccagttaaaaatacattttgcacagtgtgagtttttttttaaattgttaaaactatgatcctatgaatctgtggataaaaaatcagtggatatggagtgcCAACTCTTTTACCTGAAGATGTGTTACTTTCTCGTTTCCAGCTGCAAATCGCTTACAACTGCTTCTGATCTTAGTCCCTCAGAATCCAAAGTCAGGAGGACGGCTGGGATGTCCCCTGATGTCTGGAATGCCCTGTGTTGCTAAGGACAACACAACAGAAGGACTAGTACCAAGGTGATGAAATTAGAAAGCCCAAGAGAGCGGACAGCCTCAAAGAGACATACAAGAGGAAAATAATGGGGTGAGAGGGAATGACATGAATGAAATCAATTTtgaggaaaatattcaaaaagaggGAGAAATTCTTCCAATTAACACTTATAGTTATGGCACCTATAGTCCAATGACTCAAGAAGACAACATGTTAGGAGAAATCTAGTCTTTGCAGCacagataatagaatcatagaatcgtagagttggaagagaccgcaagggccatccagtccaaccccattctgccatgcaggaaatcccaatcaaagcatccctgacagatggccatccagcctttgtttaaagacctccaaggaaggagactccactacacttcaagggggtgtgttccactgttggacagcccttactgccaggaagttcctcttaatgttgaacataTAATCCTTAAATCATATCTGTGCCTATGATGATGCTCTAGAGGAAAACAGAAAACTTGAAGGATGTAGTCACTAATGACATAATGTTTATTTCTGAGAACTTCTGCTTTGTCCTTTAAAGGAACAAGCCCCTAGCCATTATTATTACAAATACATGCTTGGCAGCATGTGTGGGTGATGCTtgctgaaatgaaaatgaaatgaaattggcAATCAGATCCATAGTCAGATGATATTCTAATACCATACATGGATCTATAGACTCTGGATTTCAGTAAAATCTACAGGACTCATAATGGTTCTGGGACAATCAGATCTGAAGAATAATTTTCTCCACAGCAATAAGATCCTATTTCCAGTAATACCAAGAGACTTCATTTGAAAGTTTTCCCTTACTAATTGCACACTTAAACATGTCCATAAGTGAAATCTATTTTGTAAGAGATACTCATTTCCAGTAACGGCTGCCCTATAGGTATTTCCACAGTATGTAAAGCACATGCAATTTTTCTCTTGACCgaacaatttttatttaattttaacgCATACAGTCAGTTTAATTTTTAagggaaagaaaagtgaaatGTCAAGagggaaaaatggaagaaaattcagttctaatttttccaagtttttgTAAGAATCAAGATCTAGTTCAATCTCTTTTCGCAGGCAGAACATTTGTGTGGTTTCTGCCCTGCTTGGCTGTTTGCAGACACCATGAGATTGGGCCTTCTCACAACACTCCGTCCACAGTCCAAGCACTGATTGGGTTGAACTTCAGTGTGGACACTCTGATGGGTAATGAGGTGGGAACTGTTCCTGAATGTTTTCCTACAAATTGAGCATTCAAATGGTTTCTCATCCGCATGTGTCCGCACACGTACAACAAGATCTGAACTCAGGTAATGGCTTCTGATGCACTCAGAACATTTCAGCGCCTTCTCTGCCTGGCCTGATCGTTGTCTAAAAGTTTTCCCACACTGGGAACAGGTACAAACTTCCTCCCCTACATGAATTTTCTGATGTCGTAGAAGAACAGAGCTTGAggtgaagcttttcccacagtaTGAACAGATATATGGTCTTTGTCCTGTGTGAATTCTCATATGTACAAGAAGATTGGACCGTCTATCAAAAGTTCTCCCACAGTCTGAGCACCTataaggcttctctcctgtgtgaattctttCATGCAATACAAGATGGGAAGACCACCTGAAAGTTTTGTCACAGTGggaacatttatatggtttctcaccTGTGTGAGTCCTCTCATGAGATTTAAGATTTGGGATGTTTCTGAAGTTTTTCCCACACACTATGCACTTATgtggtttttctcctgtatggattctctcATGAATAATAAGGCTTTGTCTCTGACTAAAGCTTTTTCCACAGTGTGAACATTTATgctgcttctctcctgtgtggaccttTTGATGTGCAATGCGTTGTAAACTGTTCCTGAAGGTTTTCCCACAGACTGAGCATTCAAATGGTTTCTCCTTGTGGGTCCGCACATGTGCAACTAGTTCTGAACTGACTTCAAAGATTTTCCCACAAGCAAAACATATACATAAGTCTTTTGCAGCATGGTTCTTCTCATGTTCAGCAAGTTCTGATTTTTGACTAAAACTTTTCCCACAGTAGGAGCACACTGCTGTGTGGATTCTTTCATGTGATATGAAGTGTGAACTCCAGCTGAAACACTTCCCACAGTGcaaacatttatatggtttctcaccagtgtggattctctggtgcaCTTTGAGACCTGAACCATTTCTAAAGTTCTTCCCACACACTGAACATTTATAAGGCTTTTCACCTGTGTGTGTTCTTTGATGTTTAAGAAGATCTGATCTCTGACTGCAGCTTTTTCCGCATTCTGTGCAtgtatatggcttctcccctgccTGAATTTTGTCTTCTGGATTCCACCCAAAGGTATTTCCACAGTGTGAACATTTATGTGGCTTCTGGCCTGTGTGGGTTCTCTCACTTTCTCCACAGTGGGAACACTTATACAGTTTCTCACCCACATGGGTTCTCTCATGTGTTACAAGAGTTGAGCTGCTACTGAAGCTTTGTCCACAGTGCCAACACTTATATAGCTTCTCCTCTACATCAAAACCTTCGTGCATGATAAGGTGAGAGCTTTGACTAAAGTCCTCCTCACTTGTGTTGTATTTCACTTCATTCTGCACATCCCAGATGTGGGGCTCACAGATACTTCTGCAGACATCTTGTGATAAAATAATCTGATCTTCAACCTTTTCTTTGCCATTTCCCTTGTATTGGTCTGCCCTCTGTCGATTCTCATCAGGTTCTTCCCGACACAGGAAACTGTTCTGTTTGCCAGTTTTCATGGATGTCATTGGTACTTCAGTTTCTTCAGTACGCTCAACTAAGGGTTTTTGTTCCTCACTTTCAGTCAGCTCTGTACCACCTGTTAGGAGAAAAAATGGAGAAGGCTCTAAGTATAACTCAGACATTATATTCAAATTAGAGCACTCTTTAGACTCTACAGGCTCTCTAGTTTTCCTCTTTCTATGAGCTCTCTGGTGACCCTCAGACTCCAGAAATTATTTTCCTGCCATTTTAGATGTGTTATTTAAGAAacatctttcttctctcctttgtgAACGGAAGTGTCAGAAATCTTGACTGCCCCAGCACTCATGGACAAGAAAGAATCAACAAACCATTTTAATAGTTGCTCGTGTGGGTTAGCATCTGGAGATGGATAACAACAATGGAGAGCCAgattcaaatcttcactcagtcAAGATTGCCCAATCTGCCATATACAGTCACTGCTCCACATTTGTGGAGGTTACGGGCAGAGGATctccacaaaagtggaaaaaccacaaatatgttAGTCCCTGCCAGACATGAATGATATCGAGTCCTCTCCCACCAAAAGCACCACTAGTAACTCTCTCTGCAACCTTGCCACATCTCCCCCATATTTCCAATGTCcttccactttcaatctgatgttagcagCCACTGCTATGGAGAATCCATCTTCTCTCACCCTCCCTTCCCAGCCAGTCAAAAGCAACACAGTACCTTTCTCTATTTTGCCAGACTTTGCAAAAGTTCTTCCACTCTAAATTGGATGTTAGTAGCCACCACCATGGAGAaacctccttcttctccctcctcctctcccccctctgGCTGGGAGGAAGAGTGAGTagcaggagggggagagaaggttGCAAAAATTTCATCACAGGGCCTATGGGCTGTTCCATTAGATTCTTTGCTTAGCAGAGCCCCAGTAATCTTCAAAAAGGTGTGagacagagatttttaaaaatgctgccgAGGACGGCTAGGGAAGTGCCTAGAATGAAAGGCTGAACAAAATTATGAtggagaccactgaaaaagaaggtgggagaagaggaaaagtcaaagaaaagagagaaggcacATGAGTATGTGACTATGGGGTTTCTAACTTATGCAAAGCTAGTACTGTATTCCTGATAGTATTAAATGAAACAGGTCCTGAAGAGACTTACCCAATAATTTTTCAATCCCATTATGTTTGTGTTCAGTCTCTGTCAGGAGCTTCATTTTTGTCGTGTTTGGCTTAAGCTCCTTTGCCTTGAGGGGATTTACAAACACCTCTTTGGATATCTGGAGGAGAGAATGAATATTGGATCAAAATAAAGTCAGTTCAGAAGTGAAACATGTTTACGGGACTGGAGGGCAAAGAGTATTATTACAAAGAGTTACTTGTCCAATCAAAAGAGAGAATATGCAAACAAACATTGCATATAGAAAGCTGCCTTCCATCAGGTCCAATGGTATAGTCATTCAATCCGGTTGAGAAGGATTTGTTGAGGAGTTCAACTatcataactttaaaaaacatatatcagAGTTTAGACCAATGGTTGCCAAACTTAGGTTCCCACACCGAACTTCAACTTCCCAAGAAACCAAACAaacatggccaatagtcagggaatctgggatatgtagtccaacaacaactaGGGACTCTACACCCTAAAGATGAAACTTTAATACACACCGAGGAACATGTCAGAAACACATTCATAAACATTCTCCCATGTGCTTCTCAAACTGGAAGGCAGCTTCTTCCATACAATTAACATAAAGAGAGCAAGGTACAATGTGTTTGGGGAGAGTGTTCCTGAACTGGAACATGACAAATAGAGAAGGTGAACAGTAGCAAGTTTAACTTCTGGCAGGACATCCAGATCAATTGATAGACATTTGCAGTACACTAGGAAGGGAAATCTTTGTGCCTCTCACTATTTCTGATGACAGTGGGCACAGGGAGGCAGCAGTGCTGAGGATAGCATCTGCATATCTAAAATACAGGAGATTTGGCCTGTTGGTAGTTTTGTGTATctccaagttctttccaacttatgaggaCCCAGGGATAAACTGAtcgtggtgttttcttggcagagttgGTTTGCCATGCCTTTCCTTTTAGAATGAGGGATGGTAAcatggccaagatcacccagtgggtttccatggctgtgtggcaattcaaaccctggtctcagagtcgtaatgcagcactcaaaccactataccacactagctctctgttGTTTCTGTATGTGCCCTCAAGGTCGGAAATACAGTattatggcatggacaatccttaaataaataattggTTTTGTCACTGCAGAAGCAGTGAGATTTGTACTGTCAGTACAAAGCAGCTCCTCTGCAGAAAGTCAGTAAAACAGTACATTATTAATACTGTTTCAAAATATTAGCTCCTCCAAACCATCTGCTTTTCCATTCACCATTGCTCAATGAACTAAACAATTATTTCTATGAGCTCCTGAATGACCACATCTGGCCCACAGTCCTTGGGCAGTCTCAGAGctgatttatttaattaattgatatctcgcctttctcccaacacaggatTCAAGGATTCTCAACAAGTTAAAAAGCCAAGTATAGATAAAGAACTATTAAtatgaaagttaaaaataaactattaaaaaacaaacctggtTAAAAAAAGTATGAgttaaaaatagttgaaaaaagcacatttaaaaactGCAAGATACAAACACTGAACATCTCATTAAAAATGCTGTCTGCTGCAACCAGTCAAAAATCGAACACCTGACTGAATAAAAAAGAGTGTAGacacatcttgtagcacctttgaggctaaccgAAAGAAAGGTGTTAACAGtgtgagtctacaaaagctcatgctgccaacttctttctttcagttagtctcaaaggtgctacaagatgtttctacatactgattctacagactaacacggctatatcgtTGAATAAAAAGGGTCTCTTCCTGCCCATTAGGCAACAAATAGTAGTTGTTTTGATGGCAAAACAGGCCAAGGCTACTGAGTAGTCAACAAGATTTTGAGAAGACCACTGGAAGCATCCTCACctgcccttcccagcctccagccTTTTGCTGCCTCAGAAGGAAATCTTCTGCCAGGGCCACAGCCTGGGCACAGGACTCAGGAGCATGATCCCTGAGCCATTTCTGCATATCCAATGGGAGGAtggccaggaactgctccagaGTCACCAGCTCCAGCATCTGCTCCTTTGTGTGCCTCTCTGGCACCAGCCACTGCCGACAGAGTTCTCGGAGCTTCCTGCATAAATTTTGGGGTCCATCAGCCTCTAGATAGCTCAGCGTCCGAAAATGCTGCCGCTGCAACTCCAATCCAACAGCATCTTTCCCTGGGagtccttcttttcctttcccagtaTGTGTGGTATCGCAATGGCTTTCATCATCCTCTGTTGCTCCCTCAACAATAGGAGCCTCATTTGAGAAAACCCACAAACCTCTAGGCCACTTGTTGGCCTCAGACACTCCCTGGGAAGGCACTTGAGGCCTCTTACGGTCACTTTGTTGAATGGTTTTCCTTGTCAAATGAGGAGGTTGTAGGGTCCTCAGAAACTCTTCCAATTGAGCATCCCAGTTACTGGGTGGCTCTTCCTCTGGTTCCTCTTTGACTGTttgtccttcttctcctcttcttcccattttttGGACAGTTGTTCCTTCTTTGACCTCTTCTGCTTCAGGACCTACTGAATCCtgctcctccatttttatttctggATCCAGAATGCCAGTGGTACCTGTTTCTTGTACTGATGCCATTTTCTTCCAGAGAAGTCAGCTTTATAGTGTGTCTCTCCCCTCTGTTTTCTAGTACCAGTCCTCAAGGGACGCCATAGTCCTGAAGCTACATCCTTCACATTCCCTTGATAAAGTCAGCCCAGCCAGTTATACTCTTCTTCAAGTAATGCAGCAAAATATCCAGGGCTTGGTACATCCAGTGGGAGCCAGGCATTCCTCAGGGTGACTCTACAGCCTTCTAATCCTAAGAGAAAAACAGACAGGAGGTTTAAAATTATTGATAATCCCTTCAGGGTGGGCAAATAAGAAacggacaacacacacacacccacgtgGGGCACACTGGTCCTCCTGACCCAactggaagtgatgtcatatCACCTCCTGTTTCATTTTCAAACCATTTGAGACTGAGataatgacttgcccaaggtcatctaatggatttccatggctgagaggggatttgaattttggtctccagagttgtagtccaatgctcaaaccacaatgccacattggctctcttctCACTAAATCTCAAGGCAGTAAATTTTACAATTCAACAGTGCACTGACTGAAAAGCTCAGAGcctacattttattcaaaatcaCGATATGCAAAACTAAGACATCTTGGAACTGTAGAATCGAAAATTACCCCAAACGAGATAAAACTGGACAAAAGAAAGGGATAAGATGTAACTTGCTGAAATAATAAATGCAACAACTCGCTCTCCTTCAAACAAGCACTAAGGTTAAatctacactataaaaataatgcagtttggcaccactttaagggctgtaCCTGAATCCTAAGGAAACCTGAGATTTGTCATCTTACAAGGtccttggccttctctgccaaagagcgcttgtacttcataaaactacaaatcccaggattctgttgatggagcaatggcagttaaagtggtgtcaagctgaattatttctacagtcaaGCTGTACCCCAAAACAGCAAAACCAGTAATTgagtaaataaaaagaaatccaatCCTTTTCCAGGTCACCCCAAGTTCACTGAGCCCAGTCAAAGAAAAGTCTCCACTATTTTGGGCATCTTATTCTAGGAAACTCCCTTATGGCTCTCAGGATTCAAGCAAAGAAAGTCCCTTGCATGAAATAATAACTAGTATTAGGTATCAAACTGGactaactgccctgactcaatgctagggaattctgggaactgtagttttgcgagacattgaGCATCTtctgtcagagacttctggtgtcagagcaaactacaaatcccaggatcccacagcaatgagccatggcagtttttaAGCACTGTCAGAATGCCAtgggctccatcctatagaatacaGGGATTAGTAGTCTgtagtgtggcaccagagctctctgacaggggaggctcgatgtctcacaaaactacaaatcccaggatcccacagcattgagccatggccgttaaagaggtgtcaaactgcattatttctgcagtgcagatcatgCAGCCTTGAGCTTCAAGGGTAGAAAGTCTATGGCTGCTGTTGTTCCTTGCATTCCAATAGCATGAAACTTGCTAAtattcctcctgctccttcaccTTCTTCCTCCAAGCTCTCCTTCCACTCAGCCTTGAGGCTTGGGCTTCTAGGGTCTCCTCCATCTTCTGCTCCAGAATTCAAAACACAGCTCAATCCACACTCCAGCAATAGGAAGAAACCGGAAGGAAGCTTTGACTCCGCCATTTCCCCCTGGCTGGACGCTCTAGGATTCCCCCTCTATGCCTTTAACCCCCTTTAGGACAATGGCTGTAGCTGAAGGGGAGCTTTTCTCCGCCATTTTGTCCATAGCTGGAGGTCTCGGCTTGTCTAGGATTCCCTCTCTATGGCTTTAACCCCCTTCAACAATAGCAGTGACTGAAAGGGAGTGAGCAGCTtttggccgccattttgtccTGGCTGGAGGTCTCGGCCGCTCTAGGATTGCCCCCTCTATGGCTTTAACCCATTCAGGACAAGAGCAGTGTCTGTGTAGCATGAGGTGTTGGTTGCCATGGCACCAGGTTGACCAGATTATGCcctcctcactgcaaaggaagacaacaaggcaccacaaaatggaggccatgcaacaaaataaaaactaaaaaccattCAGAAAtagaaacccatgcttcttagtcatgctcaaaatggaggacattcaagaaaagtgtgggacattacaaaagtaaaagctaaaaacactcactaAAAGCTAAGAACACAAACAGAAATCCATGCTTCTACACTACCATGAAAGGGCCAAGAACTCCCTCaggttttcaatctggcaaccctaggcaggaacaagacttgTTCAAGTGACTTGTCCAaaatttgctattgctgttgtgtgccttcaagtcgtttctgacttacggtgccCCATCatgttttctcggcaagattttgtcagagatttgccatggctttcccctgaggctgagagtgtgtgacttgtcatccagtggatttccatgggtgagttggggtttgaaccctggtcaaagtccaacactcaaacggcTATGCCATACTGGATTTCTGGAACACGTGTCTGGAATACATCCCATAAAATCCCCTTTCCACCCTTCATATGCAAGCTGAGGTCAAAAGAAGAAACTTGGAGAGGATCAGCATAATAGGGCCTTCTCACAACACTCTGCCCAGTCTAGCATGAGttcttggaagccaggatgacaaactgaggctgtcgtactttggccacatcatgagacatgaatcactagaaaagataataatgctaggaaaagtggaaggtagtagaaataGAGGCAGACCACACAATggttggatagactcaatcagggaggccacaggtctGAAAtggcaagatctgagcagaacaGCAGAGGACAGatggagacatctcatccacaggacATTGAATTTGAAACTGTAGTTCTTTCAGCTTCCAAGCTTCCCTTTCTTTACCCCAAAACACTAATTCAAGAATTACTAGCTGAACCACATATACAAGACCAAATCAGTGAAGAAATTCAAGGATTGTGAGTATGGTTCAACTAAAGCAATGGCTCTCAAGAGTCTACCCTTGGGATTCCCTTTACAGCTACATGTGGACATCACACCCTCCCCCAATGTGTGACACaatatacaaatgaaaatattttgtttacttgGTGTATTTTTGTTCAGGCATTTGTGTATAttcctattttaatattttataaagaaatcaCTGTCGTCCTCTTTCAGGCAGAGGCACCAAGTGCcctcccttgcctttctcttcccctccaggacagaaaaggtttgggatgTGAAGGAGAAAAGATTTCACACTATGGACATAATCCTGCATGGCTCAGAGGTCTAGGATGTTTCAGCATAGCCATTTTTCAGTGTGTCCAGTTCAGTATGGCCATTTTAGTGCAGTCGTTTCAGTATGTAGAATGCTGAAATTTCAGACAATCTGTTCAAACACTAACCCTAACTTTAAACTCTGGGCCTGgcaccctaactctaacccttaCAGAGCATCAAGAAAAAGTCCTAACCCCAGCATGGGCACACTAACCCTCTGACCCTAACCCAAATGGTTTCAATGCATTCattgcagcctgaggatgtggataaTGTGATGATCATATGGGGAAGAAATGAGTCCAATGTAATAAGTCTGGGACAATTCGGTGTGCCATGCTGAGGGGGCAAAGAAGTGACACTTCAGCGCACTGCATACTGAAATGGCCACACTGAAATGGCCAAGCCGCAATAGCCGAGCTGGAATGGCCACACTGACACATCCCTTTCTATGACTCAGCATAGCATCACAGCTCTGCATACACTATGCTGAACCATTTACAACCCTGCCCCACACCTATCATAGTGTGAAACCCACCTCAGTGGATTGGTGAATCTGCCATGGGTGCCCGCTATTGTAGTgtggtttcaagtcatttcctacttatggcaactctaaggcagaCCTaccatggggtattcttggcaagatttgttcaaaggaggtttgccatttccttcccctgaggctgagagcatgcaacttgcacaaggtcaaccagtgggtttcttggccaagtGGGGCTCAAACCCAGATCTCCATAGTCACTGTCCAATTTATTCATCCACTTATCTATGGAATTGATAGCCTGtatttctcccaaaaagggtTTCAAGGCGGCACCGGCACTCAAACCATTTCACCACATTGATTCTCTTGAGTTTCAGTTAGTAGCCCCAAAACAGATTCAGCATCTTGGGTAGatgctttaaaattcagactaaaacccagagcatatTTGCCACCCTACAGATATGAGAAACAACAGATATGGGCATCTCTGGTCAGACCTGAAGGGCCTGGCTCAAGCCTCCTCTGCTAGGTCACAGGTTGGCCTCTGAGACCTCCTTCAAGGAAACTTACTAGAAAACATGATCTATGGCCTCATGTGTCAGTGCCGAGTCCCATCTTCATCATTTTAGGCTCTGGAGAAAATGATATTACAGGTAGGGAAGTTGTTTAAATCTGTGGTGAAGAATGTGCAGTTGACCAGATGGTATTGGACTGCAAAGCATATGCAGTTTTTCTATTAACTAAACAATGTTTATTTAGAGCCATCAATTTATACAGAGTCTGGCAGAGGATAAGTGAATAGTCAGTTTAATTTCTAAAGGAAAAGGACGGACAACAGATTATGAGGGACAAATGGACAAAGTTTCCATTTTTCTAAGTTTTTGTAAGAATCGAGATCTAGTGTAACTTTTTCTCACAGCTTGAACATTTGTGCAGTTTCTCCCCTGCTTGGCTGCTTGCAGACACCATGAGATTGGGCCTTCTCACAACACTCTGCCCACAGTCCAAACACTGATAGGGCTGAACTTCTTTGTGGACACTCTGATGGGAAATTAGGTGGGAACCATATCTGAAAGTTTTCCCACAAACTGAGCATTCAAATGGTTTCTCCCCAGCATGTGTCTGCTTGCGTACAAGATTTGAACTCAGGCAATGGCTTCTTATGCACTCAGAACATTTCAATACCTTCTCTGCCTGGCCTGATAGTTGcctgaaacttttcccacactggGAACAGATACAGAATTCCTCCCCTACATGAATTTTCTGATGTCGTAGAAGAACAGAGTTTGAGGTGAAACTTTTCCCACAGTCTGAACAGATGTATGATCTTTGTGCTGAGTGAATTTTCATATGTTCAACAAGATTGTATCGCCTATCAAAAGTTGTCTCACAGTCTGAGCACTTATagggcttctttcctgtgtgaaTTTTCTCATGCAATGCAAGATGGGAAGGCCACCTGAAGGTTTTGTCACAGTAGGAACATTTATATAGTTTCTTTCCTGGGTGGGACCTCTCACGAGATTTAAGTGTTGGGTTGTTTCTGACGTTTTCCTCCCAAGCTAAGGGCTTGTGCGATTTTTCCCCTTTATGGATTC from Sceloporus undulatus isolate JIND9_A2432 ecotype Alabama chromosome 2, SceUnd_v1.1, whole genome shotgun sequence includes the following:
- the LOC121921826 gene encoding zinc finger protein 271-like, whose translation is MASVQETGTTGILDPEIKMEEQDSVGPEAEEVKEGTTVQKMGRRGEEGQTVKEEPEEEPPSNWDAQLEEFLRTLQPPHLTRKTIQQSDRKRPQVPSQGVSEANKWPRGLWVFSNEAPIVEGATEDDESHCDTTHTGKGKEGLPGKDAVGLELQRQHFRTLSYLEADGPQNLCRKLRELCRQWLVPERHTKEQMLELVTLEQFLAILPLDMQKWLRDHAPESCAQAVALAEDFLLRQQKAGGWEGQISKEVFVNPLKAKELKPNTTKMKLLTETEHKHNGIEKLLGGTELTESEEQKPLVERTEETEVPMTSMKTGKQNSFLCREEPDENRQRADQYKGNGKEKVEDQIILSQDVCRSICEPHIWDVQNEVKYNTSEEDFSQSSHLIMHEGFDVEEKLYKCWHCGQSFSSSSTLVTHERTHVGEKLYKCSHCGESERTHTGQKPHKCSHCGNTFGWNPEDKIQAGEKPYTCTECGKSCSQRSDLLKHQRTHTGEKPYKCSVCGKNFRNGSGLKVHQRIHTGEKPYKCLHCGKCFSWSSHFISHERIHTAVCSYCGKSFSQKSELAEHEKNHAAKDLCICFACGKIFEVSSELVAHVRTHKEKPFECSVCGKTFRNSLQRIAHQKVHTGEKQHKCSHCGKSFSQRQSLIIHERIHTGEKPHKCIVCGKNFRNIPNLKSHERTHTGEKPYKCSHCDKTFRWSSHLVLHERIHTGEKPYRCSDCGRTFDRRSNLLVHMRIHTGQRPYICSYCGKSFTSSSVLLRHQKIHVGEEVCTCSQCGKTFRQRSGQAEKALKCSECIRSHYLSSDLVVRVRTHADEKPFECSICRKTFRNSSHLITHQSVHTEVQPNQCLDCGRSVVRRPNLMVSANSQAGQKPHKCSACEKRLN